A DNA window from Castanea sativa cultivar Marrone di Chiusa Pesio chromosome 7, ASM4071231v1 contains the following coding sequences:
- the LOC142643096 gene encoding 5-oxoprolinase 1: MGSFNEGKLRFCIDRGGTFTDVYAEIPGRTDGQVLKLLSVDPSNYDDAPVEGIRRILEEFTGEKIPRTSKIPTDKIEWIRMGTTVATNALLERKGERIALCVTQGFRDLLQIGNQARPSIFDLTVSKPSNLYEEVIEVDERIELVHDKEENQGSSAPLIKGVSGEIVRVVKPLNEEALKPLLEGLLEKGISCLAVVLMHSYTYPQHETAVERLAVSLGFRHVSLSSALTPMVRAVPRGLTASVDAYLTPVIKEYLSGFISKFDEGLRKLNVLFMQSDGGLAPESRFSGHKAVLSGPAGGVVGYSQTLFNLETQKPLIGFDMGGTSTDVSRYAGSYEQVLETQIAGSIIQAPQLDINTVAAGGGSKLKFQFGAFRVGPESVGAHPGPVCYRKGGELAVTDANLILGFVIPDYFPSIFGPKEDQPLDIKATREEFEKLAREINSYRKSQDPSAKDMIVEEIALGFVNVANETMCRPIRQLTEMKGHETRNHALACFGGAGPQHACSIARSLGMKEVLVHRFCGILSAYGMGLADVVEEAQEPYSAVYGPESVLEAYRREIILLKQVIQKLQEQGFREENITAETYLNLRYEGTDTAIMVKRRTAEDGSACDYAVEFVNLFQQEYGFKLQNRNILICDVRVRGIGVTNILKPQALELVSGTPRVEDNYKVYFGNGWQDTPLFKLENLGYGHVLPGPSIIMNGNSTVIVEPNCRAIITKYGNIKIEVESTINTMKVAEKVADVVQLSIFNHRFMGIAEQMGRTLQRTSISTNIKERLDFSCALFGPDGGLVANAPHVPVHLGAMSSTVRWQFNYWGDNLNEGDVLVANHPCAGGSHLPDITVITPVFDKGRLVFFVASRGHHAEIGGITPGSMPPFSKSIWEEGAAIKAFKLVEKGIFQEEGIMNLLQFPNSGEVEHKIPGTRRIQDNLSDLRAQVAANQRGISLIKELIEQYGLDTVQAYMTYVQLNAEEAVRDMLKSVATTVSSQSSELGDGNLVTIEEEDYMDDGSIIHLKLTIDSDKGEAIFDFNGTSPEVYGNWNAPEAVTAAAVIYCLRCLVDVDIPLNQGCLAPVKIHIPAGSFLSPSDKAAVVGGNVLTSQRITDVVLTAFQACACSQGCMNNLTFGDDSFGYYETIGGGSGAGPTWDGTSGVQCHMTNTRMTDPEIFEQRYPVLLHKFGLRENSGGTGLHRGGDGLVREIEFRRPVVVSILSERRVHAPRGLKGGKDGARGANFLVTKDKRRVYLGGKNTVEVQAGEILQILTPGGGGWGFPL, encoded by the coding sequence ATGGGGAGTTTCAATGAAGGGAAACTCAGGTTTTGCATTGACAGAGGGGGGACCTTCACTGATGTTTATGCTGAAATCCCGGGTCGGACTGATGGTCAAGTTTTGAAACTTTTGTCTGTTGACCCATCAAACTATGATGATGCTCCGGTTGAGGGTATTCGGAGGATTCTTGAAGAGTTTACGGGGGAGAAAATCCCACGTACTTCGAAAATTCCCACGGATAAGATTGAGTGGATTAGGATGGGTACAACCGTGGCGACAAATGCACTTTtggaaagaaaaggagaaaggaTTGCTTTGTGTGTGACTCAAGGCTTTCGGGATTTGCTCCAAATTGGTAACCAGGCTCGCCCCAGCATATTCGACCTCACTGTATCAAAACCATCTAATCTTTACGAGGAGGTTATAGAGGTTGATGAGAGAATTGAGCTTGTTCATGATAAGGAGGAGAATCAAGGTTCTTCTGCACCATTAATTAAGGGTGTTTCAGGTGAGATTGTCAGGGTTGTGAAGCCTCTCAATGAAGAAGCTCTCAAGCCTTTACTGGAAGGGTTGTTGGAGAAGGGAATTAGCTGTTTGGCTGTTGTGTTGATGCATTCTTACACGTATCCACAGCATGAAACAGCTGTAGAGAGGTTAGCTGTGAGTTTGGGTTTCAGACATGTTTCTTTATCTTCAGCTTTGACTCCCATGGTTAGAGCTGTTCCGAGGGGTCTAACAGCTAGTGTTGATGCATACTTGACCCCAGTTATTAAAGAGTACTTATCAGGATTCATATCCAAATTTGATGAAGGGTTGCGGAAGTTGAATGTTCTGTTTATGCAATCAGATGGAGGACTTGCACCAGAAAGTAGATTTTCAGGGCACAAGGCGGTGTTGTCTGGTCCGGCTGGTGGGGTTGTAGGCTACTCACAGACTCTTTTTAATCTTGAAACACAGAAGCCCCTTATTGGGTTTGACATGGGTGGTACATCTACTGATGTGAGCCGTTATGCTGGAAGTTATGAACAAGTTCTAGAAACTCAAATTGCTGGTTCTATAATTCAAGCACCTCAGCTTGACATCAACACTGTTGCTGCCGGTGGTGGATCAAAGTTGAAATTCCAATTTGGAGCTTTCCGAGTTGGACCAGAATCAGTGGGTGCACACCCTGGTCCTGTGTGTTACCGGAAAGGCGGGGAATTGGCAGTAACGGATGCAAACCTGATTCTAGGATTTGTTATTCCTGATTATTTCCCATCCATATTTGGCCCTAAGGAAGATCAGCCTCTAGATATCAAGGCAACTAGAGAAGAATTTGAGAAGCTTGCAAGGGAAATAAACTCCTACAGAAAGAGTCAAGATCCATCTGCCAAGGACATGATAGTGGAGGAGATTGCACTGGGATTTGTGAATGTTGCTAATGAGACAATGTGTCGTCCAATACGGCAGTTAACTGAGATGAAGGGCCATGAAACAAGGAACCATGCTCTTGCTTGCTTTGGAGGTGCTGGACCTCAGCATGCGTGCTCCATTGCTAGGTCTTTGGGAATGAAAGAAGTACTCGTTCACAGGTTCTGTGGGATCTTAAGTGCTTATGGGATGGGATTAGCTGATGTTGTTGAAGAGGCACAGGAGCCATATTCTGCTGTTTATGGTCCTGAATCTGTCCTTGAGGCCTATCGCAGAGAAATTATTTTGCTGAAGCAAGTAATACAGAAGTTGCAAGAGCAAGGTTTTAGAGAGGAAAACATTACTGCAGAgacatatttaaatttaagataTGAAGGTACAGACACTGCCATCATGGTTAAGAGGCGAACAGCTGAAGATGGATCAGCTTGTGACTATGCAGTGGAATTTGTGAATCTCTTTCAGCAAGAGTATGGATTTAAACTACAAAACAGGAACATCTTAATATGTGATGTAAGAGTTCGTGGTATAGGAGTCACAAATATATTGAAGCCTCAGGCCCTTGAACTTGTTTCCGGTACTCCTAGAGTTGAAGACAACTACAAGGTTTACTTTGGGAATGGGTGGCAAGATACACCTCTGTTCAAGCTTGAGAATTTGGGGTATGGGCATGTCTTGCCGGGTCCTTCAATCATCATGAATGGGAATAGTACTGTGATAGTGGAGCCCAACTGTAGAGCTATTATAACCAAATATGGCAACATTAAAATTGAAGTTGAGTCTACTATAAACACCATGAAAGTAGCAGAAAAAGTTGCAGACGTTGTGCAGCTTTCAATCTTCAATCACAGGTTTATGGGAATTGCTGAACAgatgggaaggaccctacagagGACCTCTATATCAACAAATATCAAGGAACGCCTGGATTTCTCTTGTGCTCTCTTTGGTCCTGATGGGGGACTAGTCGCAAATGCCCCTCACGTTCCTGTTCACCTAGGAGCCATGTCTAGCACAGTTCGGTGGCAGTTCAACTACTGGGGTGATAATTTGAATGAAGGTGATGTTTTGGTTGCCAATCATCCTTGTGCTGGTGGTAGCCATCTTCCTGATATAACTGTTATTACACCTGTTTTTGATAAGGGGAGGCTAGTATTTTTTGTGGCAAGCCGAGGGCATCATGCAGAGATTGGTGGTATAACTCCTGGAAGCATGCCACCTTTTTCAAAGTCCATATGGGAAGAAGGGGCTGCCATAAAAGCATTTAAGCTTGTGGAAAAGGGGATTTTTCAGGAAGAAGGAATCATGAACCTTCTCCAGTTCCCCAACTCTGGTGAAGTGGAGCATAAGATCCCAGGAACACGCAGGATTCAAGATAATCTATCAGATCTTCGAGCACAAGTAGCTGCAAATCAGAGAGGAATTTCCCTAATAAAAGAGCTTATTGAGCAGTATGGTTTGGACACTGTTCAGGCTTACATGACATATGTGCAGTTGAATGCAGAAGAAGCAGTGAGAGATATGCTTAAGTCAGTTGCTACTACAGTTTCATCTCAGTCATCTGAGCTTGGAGATGGAAATTTAGTAACCATTGAGGAAGAGGATTACATGGATGACGGGTCCATTATTCATTTGAAACTGACAATTGATTCTGATAAAGGTGAAGCGATTTTTGACTTTAATGGGACTAGTCCTGAAGTTTATGGGAATTGGAATGCACCGGAAGCAGTAACAGCTGCAGCAGTCATTTACTGCCTTCGCTGTTTGGTGGATGTCGATATTCCTCTCAATCAAGGTTGTTTGGCTCCTGTCAAAATCCATATTCCAGCAGGGTCATTCCTCTCTCCAAGTGATAAAGCTGCGGTGGTGGGAGGTAACGTTCTGACATCACAAAGAATAACTGATGTTGTACTAACTGCATTTCAAGCTTGTGCATGTTCACAGGGTTGTATGAATAACCTCACGTTTGGGGATGATTCTTTTGGTTATTATGAAACAATTGGAGGTGGGAGTGGGGCTGGTCCAACCTGGGATGGAACCAGTGGAGTCCAATGCCACATGACCAACACGAGAATGACTGATCCGGAGATTTTCGAGCAGAGATATCCGGTTCTTTTGCATAAATTTGGGCTTAGGGAGAACAGTGGGGGAACCGGACTTCATAGAGGAGGTGATGGTCTTGTCAGGGAGATAGAGTTCAGGCGCCCTGTTGTGGTGAGCATTCTATCGGAGAGGCGTGTTCATGCACCAAGAGGCCTAAAAGGTGGCAAAGATGGGGCTCGTGGGGCTAACTTCCTTGTCACAAAAGATAAGCGGAGAGTTTATCTTGGGGGTAAAAACACAGTTGAGGTGCAAGCAGGggaaattcttcaaattttaacTCCTGGTGGTGGGGGATGGGGTTTCCCTCTTTGA
- the LOC142643683 gene encoding suppressor of mec-8 and unc-52 protein homolog 2 — MTSASKKHYKEKVVRRREEKQEEADGPKYRDRAKERREDQNPDYEATELGSFHAVAPPGTVDIRAADAHKLSIEKSKYLGGDVEHTHLVKGLDYALLNKVRSEIDKKPDGGDDIDGKSRSSKEDQHMSIRTPTAKSVYKWIVKPQTINKSNEMFLPGRMAFIFNMEGGYSNEIPTTLHRSKADCPVPEEMVTVSVDGSVLDRIAKIMSYLRLGSSGKVLKKKKKERDVKVKILAAGNEYDEEDKPSKPNGGMSKNPTESELLPPPPPPPPLRKNHLDSREKQGPAVARAEDDDIFVGEGVDYAIPGKDLSQSPLSEDMEESPRNKEKPSYFTEPAYGPVQPSGLPQEWQGTNGYDAMQAQAMAAGYQGEWQDYQYAEQLAYPDQYFQQNMQAYEVEGDLNIVQDPRFMTQEEKDRGLGSVFKRDDQRLQQLREKDSREKDPNFISESYSECYPGYQEYNREVVDSDDEDDLSKMDMGGRAKGRLHRWDFETEEEWATYNEQKEAMPKAAFQFGVKMQDGRKTRKQNRDQKLNNELHQINKILTRKKMEKEMNSGEGGNHYEDDPQPGKKLRI, encoded by the exons ATGACATCTGCTTCAAAGAAACATTATAAGGAGAAAGTTGTTCGTCGCAG AGAGGAGAAACAAGAAGAAGCTGATGGACCCAAATATAGAGACCGTGCAAAGGAGCGTAGGGAAGACCAAAATCCTGACTACGAAGCCACCGAATTGGGTTCTTTTCATGCCGTGGCTCCTCCTGGCACAGTTGATATTCGCGCCGCGGATGCCCATAAGTTATCTATAGAGAAGAGCAAGTACCTTGGAG GTGACGTGGAGCACACCCATTTGGTCAAAGGTTTGGATTATGCTTTGCTGAACAAAGTAAGAAGTGAGATTGACAAGAAGCCTGATGGTGGAGATGATATTGATGGAAAGTCTAg GTCGTCTAAGGAGGACCAGCACATGTCAATTCGGACTCCGACTGCAAAG TCTGTGTATAAATGGATAGTAAAGCCTCAAACTATTAATAAATCGAATGAGATGTTCCTTCCTGGTCGAATGGCCTTTATTTTTAACATG GAGGGTGGATACTCCAACGAGATTCCAACAACCTTGCATAGGAGTAAAGCTGATTGTCCAGTGCCCGAG GAAATGGTTACTGTCAGTGTTGATGGCTCTGTGCTGGATCGAATAGCTAAGATTATGTCATATCTTCGTCTTGGCTCTTCTGGGAAGGttcttaagaagaagaaaaaggagagagatgTAAAAG TAAAAATTTTAGCTGCTGGTAATGAATATGATGAAGAGGATAAGCCATCAAAGCCAAATGGTGGGATGTCAAAGAACCCAACTGAAAGCGAGCTTCTtccaccacctccacctccacctcctctAAGGAAAAATCATCTTGATTCAAGAGAGAAACAAGGCCCAGCAGTTGCTAGAGCAGAAGATGATGACATATTTGTTGGCGAAGGCGTTGACTATGCTATTCCTGGTAAAGATTTGAGCCAGAGCCCCCTCTCAGAGGACATGGAAGAGTCTCCTCGAAATAAGGAAAAGCCTTCCTATTTCACTGAACCTGCTTATGGTCCAGTCCAACCCTCTGGGCTGCCTCAGGAATGGCAAGGAACG AATGGATATGATGCGATGCAAGCACAAGCGATGGCTGCTGGCTACCAGGGGGAGTGGCAGGATTACCAATATGCTGAACAACTGGCTTACCCTGATCAATACTTCCAGCAAAATATGCAGGCTTATGAAGTGGAAGGAGATTTAAATATTGTACAAGATCCACGCTTTATGACTCAAGAAGAGAAGGACCGGGGATTAGGGTCTGTTTTTAAGCGGGATGATCAAAGACTTCAACAATTGAGGGAGAAAGATTCTCGAGAAAAGGATCCTAACTTCATTTCTGAGAGTTATTCTGAATGCTATCCAGGGTATCAGGAGTATAACCGTGAGGTTGTGGACagtgatgatgaagatgactTATCAAAAATGGATATGGGTGGACGA GCAAAGGGCCGTCTTCATCGGTGGGATTTTGAGACAGAGGAGGAATGGGCAACTTACAATGAGCAGAAAGAAGCAATGCCAAAAGCTGCATTTCAGTTTGGTGTGAAGATGCAAGATGGTCGAAAGACACGGAAACAAAACAGGGACCAGAAGCTCAATAATGAGCTGCACCAGATTAACAAGATACTTACCAGAAAGAAGATGGAGAAGGAGATGAATTCTGGTGAGGGTGGCAACCACTATGAAGATGACCCACAACCTGGAAAGAAGCTTcgaatatga